CTGGGAAGAGTACATGGAAGTTTACAGAACCGAAGTTGATATTGATGCTTATCTAGATGAACTAACAGCAGAAGCACGTAGAAGAGCAGAACTGGCTGAGTAAAGTAGAAACTAAGGTTACGTCTTAAAGTAAATCTTTGGTAAGATTACAGAAAATAGGGGTGTCAGATTATGGCATAGTGCCATATAAGGCACCCCATATTTAAAGCAGATAGACTTATGAACTTAGAGTGGAGGCACTACTATGAATAAACGAAAACCCTATTATATTATTATAGCTGCCTTATGCTTTGCAACTATAATAAGTTTTTTCCTCCCCTATCTACATCTTCCTAAGCAAAATGATGTAGAAGGTGACGGATATAAAATTGATACTGCTATGGCAGCACTTAATAGTAATATTATAAAAAAGGTGGCCAAGGAATCAGGCATTCCAAAGAATATTGTATATAATACAGCGAAAAATATAATTAACGGTAAGGATAGACAGACAATTGAAAGCAGATTAAAAGAGAATGAGTATTACATTATTGATATTCTGACAGAAAAGATGAATGAGAAGGTAGCCGAGTTAGATGAGTGGGGTAGTCTTGAGAAGAGAACATATTCTTATTTTGATATGATAGATTTATCAGCCTCCGTTATTAAATATCTAGAAAGAGATATTGTAAGTGCGTTTTTAGTGATTTTGACATTGATAATGACAGTGGTATTATCATATATATCAGGCTTTGTTATGTTATTTAGAAAGAAGCTTACGTCATATAAAGTGGTTAAGATATTATCGCTGATAAATATATTTATGTCTTTTGTAGGAATTTTGTCAATTAATGCAATTGGTATTGGGGCTTTGCAAGTTGATAAATTCTATAAAGAAAACTTTGGTATTGGGTTTTTAGTTATTGCTGCCATGAATTTCGTAATACTTTTAATTGCTGTAATAGGTAATTTACATGAAAGTTGGGCAGGAATAGTAACTTTCAAGATGATAATGAGACAAAAGCAGCTTATGCTGATGACATTACCCTTTATAGTATATGTAGTTGTATTCTATTTTGGGCCTTTAACCGGTTGGATAATGGCTTTTCAGAATCATAAACCGGCAGCCGGTGCTAATCAGATGTTTGTAGCATGGGATAAGTTTATTTACTTATTAACAGAAAAAGATTTCCTTTTAGCCTTTAGAAATACCCTGGCTATGAGTTTGATAAATCTGGTATTTAGTTTTATATTTGCTATAGGATTTGCACTATTACTAAACGAAGTAGTAAATGTGAAAGGCAAGAAGCTTGTTCAGACAGTTTCTTATCTTCCCCACTTCCTATCTTGGATTATAGTGGCAGCCATAGTAAAAAATGTATTGGCTGTAGATGGAGGAATTCTTAACGAATTGCTTGTTAATTGGGGATTTATAGATGCTCCTATAAACTTCTTCGCCGATGGTAAATATTTCTGGTGGATAGTTGGATTAGCTGTTGTATGGAAGGAAACAGGATGGAACAGTATTATATATCTGGCTTCCATAACATCAATTAATCCTGATCTATATGAGGCAGCCTCCATTGACGGCGCAGGTAGATTTAAAAAGATGATTCATATTACACTGCCGGGTATTAAAGCAACCATATTTGTATTGTTGATTATAAATCTTGGTATGGTTATGAATTCGGGATTTGAAGCACAGTTACAATTAAAAAATGACTTAATAAAGAATACGGCAGAGGTAATAGATACATATGTACTTAATAAGTCCTTCTTCCAAGGTGCAGATTTCTCGATTGGTACTGCAGCAGGTATATTTAAGAGTGTAATCAGTATCCTCCTGGTTTCTATAGCTAACAGAACGGCTAAGGCCTTTGACCAGGAAAGATTATATTAGGAGGAGGGATTAACTTGAGTAGAAAAAACAAAAATCATATAAAAAAGAGTCCTTTCGATATAGCATTTATTATTGTAAATACCATAGTACTAACGCTTTTTTGTGTAGTAACTTTGTATCCTATATTAAATACCTTAGCTATATCATTTAACGAAGCAGTAGATACTTTAACAGGTGGAATACGACTCTTACCTAGAAAATGGACTTTGCAGAATTATAAAGCTGTGTTTAATATGAAAAGTTTGGTGAGGGGTGCTTATATATCAGTACTTAGAACAGTTATAGGAACCTTTTTGCAAACATTTGTAACTGCTATGCTTGCTTATATTCTTTCTAGAAAAGAGTTTTACTTTAATAAACAGGTATCCTTAATATATGTTCTTACCATGTATGTAAATGCCGGAATAATACCGACACTGTTATTATATCAAAAATTACATTTGACTAATAATTTCTGGGTGTATATAATTCCGGGTTTGGTATCTGCATTTAATATGATAGTTATACGAACATTTATGAATGGTCTGCCGGATAGCTTTGTAGAGTCAGCTCAAGTTGACGGTGCGGGGCATATAAGAATATTTTTAAGGATTATATTACCCCTTTGTAAACCGGTATTAGCTACAGTGGCATTATTTGTAGCAGTAGGTCAATGGAACTCATGGTTTGATGCTATGATATACAATGCACAAAGAGAGGATTTAACAACCTTACAGTATGAGCTGATGAAACTGTTGTCTGCAATAAATCAGCAATCCGGAGATCCTAATGCAATAAAACATGCTTCTAGCATGGTAACACCGGAATCAGTAAGGGCGGCTGCAACTATGGTTACCGCATTTCCCATAGTATGTCTCTATCCTTTCTTACAGAGATATTTTGTAACCGGACTGACTATCGGTGGAGTTAAAGAATAAAGAGGAACTTGTTTTAGTATATCTACATAAAGCCATTTCAAAAGATTATATATGTTTTTTGAAATGGCTTTTTCTTTTGCTTGAAATCTAGTAAGTTTGTTTGTAAAATGGTAACTAAGTTTATCATTATAAAATTTTTAATTAGGGGAAAAGTATGAGAATAGGATTATTAAGGCATTTCAAAGTCGATTGTCCTCATAAAAAGATGATGACCTCTCAGGAATTTCTTGAATGGTCAAGAAGATATGATATATCACAGGTGATTAAAACTAAGGTTGAAATGAATGGAGTAGAATGGGATGTCTGTTATGTAAGTGATATGCCAAGAGCAATTATAACTGCCAAAGAAGTATATAAGGGAAGTATAATAATAGACAAGCTTCTTAGAGAAGTAGACAATGCTCCTTTTATAAATACGAAAAGAATTAAGTTGCCATTTGCCTTATGGCATATATGTGGGAGGATTGCTTGGTATTTAAAATTAAAGAGCCAGCCTGAAAACAAAGAGGAAACCAGAAAAAGGATTCATGAGTTCCTAGATCGTATTGATTGGTCCAAGGAAAATATACTGATTGTATTTCATGGTTTTATGATTTATAATTTTCAAAAAGAGCTACGTAAGCTTGGCTTTAAAGGTGATAAGCTTAAGAAAGTAAAAAATGGTGTATTATACGAATATATAAAAGAAAATGAAAAGGAAGATATGGCAAGTGAAAGTCTCTCTGATTTGTGTGGGTAAGCTAAAAGAAAAATATCTAACCATGGCAGTAGATGAGTATAAAAAAAGACTTAGCAGATACTGTACCTTGGATATTATAGAGCTTCCCGATGAAAAAACTCCTGATAATGCAGGAAAAGCCTTGGAAGAAGCCATTAAAAAGAAAGAGGGCCAGAGGATATTAAGGGTACTAAAGGAGGATTCCTTTTGCATTGCCTTGGCTATTCAGGGTAATATGTTATCATCTGAGCAATTGGCATCTTATATGGAAAAACTATTTGTATCGGGAAAAAGCCATATAAGTTTTGTGATTGGGGGCTCCTTAGGTCTTTCAGAAGAAGTCCTAAAGCGGGCCCATTATCAACTTAGTTTTTCAAAAATGACCTTTCCACATCAATTGATGCGGCTTATTTTGTTGGAGCAAATTTATAGGTCTTATCGGATTATTAATAAGGAGCCGTGATTTACCGAATACATGACTCCAAATTACCCGTGCTTTTCATGTGTTATGCTAAGAACAGAAGAGAAGCGCAGGAAGGAGGCATGTTGTTATGGGTAAAATTGCAGTATATACAAGGGTTTCATCGGCACGACAGGCTGCAGATGATGCTTATTCCTTGGATGTGCAAAAAGAGAGATGCATTTTTCTTTTAAAAAGCAAAGGATATAATGATGCAGATATTGATTTCTATTGTGATGCTGGAATATCTGGAACAACTATACTAGAGAGAGACCAATTAAAAGAACTGTTGGATAAGTTAGAAAAAGGGCAGTATGATGGTATTTGCTGCTATGATTTAAGCCGTATCAGTAGAAGTATCAGCCATACACTTCAGATTTTCAAATTATTGAAGGAAAATAATTTAAGACTTTACACCTGCGATGGCGCTTTTAATGGGGATATAAATGGGCAAAATGCAAAAATTATGGTAAGTATCTACAGCATGCTCAATGAGTTATTTATTGACCAACTTAGGGAAAGGGTAATTGACGGCATGAGTAAATCTGTAGAAGCGGGGAATTATTTTGGAGGGCCGCCTCCCTATGGATACAAATATGAGTATTATTCAGTAAAGCAAGAAAATAACTTTCAAGAAAATCAAAACAGCAAAACAAAGAAAAGAGATATAAAGAAGAGGCTTATTGTAAATGAAGAAGAAAAACCTATAGTAGAATTGATTTTTACTTTGTTTGTTAGAGAAAAGTATAGTATAAAAAATGTAGCCCAGCACCTAAATTTACATGGTTATAAAACAAGAGCGGGAAAACAATTTGCAACTGCAACTGTTCAAAAAATTTTAGAAAATCCTGTATATTGTTCGAGACTTTTTTGGGCAAAACGTAGGCAGAAGAAAAAAACAGAAGAAGGTGTGCGGGTTTGGGAAAAGAAAACTATATTTGATGTAAACTTTTATGATTTGCCTTTAGGAAACCATCAAGCAATAATTCCGGAAGATGTTTTTCTTGAAGCATTAGAGCGTTTACGCAGCAGAAGAAAAGTTAGAGTAAATGAAAATACAGCAGATGCCATGCGTGGGATTACAAAACAGCAGTTTGACGATGCAAATAAAAAAATGTTTATAAATATTTTAAGATGTCCTGGATGTGGCGGAAGAATGACATCCTCTCTACAGCCAGCACCTAAATTGGCCAATGGAAAAAGAGGTAAAGCAAAAGTATATTATAAATGCAATAGTTTTAATGCGGGTCGGAACTACTGCGATGGCTATTATTCAGTACAAGAAGAGCGAGCGTTTAATCTGATAAAAGAAGATTTTTTTAAGCGACTTAAAGAAGCATTTATGTTAGTTAAAGAATATCAGCAATATATTTACGAGAAATACGGAACTGATGAACAAATGCTTTTTGATAAGGAGATTGCCAAAATTAAAGATGAAATAAAGATACTTGAGAAAAATAAAACTAGGTTAGTATCAAAGTTGGATACTTTGATTGAACGCCAACTATTAGAGGATTCTGGAACCTTTAAATATGAAAGGCTTCAGAAAATGATAAATGACACAGAAATTGATATTGCAAAAGTTCAACAACTAATAACGGAACAGCAAAATAATATCAAACAAGCAGAAAGACGTAAAGAAGCCCTGTTAAAGGAAAGTCGGGAACAAGAACAGTTTGACAATATAGAAGACTATTTTTCTTCATTACCACTATTGCAAAAAAGACAACTACTTGAAAAAGTTTATTCAAGGATTGTAATAAACACTATCAGTAATGCAAGATATGGACCAAAAAAATTAGAAATTAAAGAAATTGAATATAATCAGTATTCCAGTACTGTAGGGCTTTGCAAGATTCTTGGAGTTCAGGATTTCAAAGAATTTAATAACTACCTCAAAACAAAGGGGAAGGAATTGAATATATTAGAACAGCATTATGGCGATGTAGAAGAATACCTAAAGGATATAGAATCAAGTCATGTGAGCAGCAGGTTTCGGAATTATATAGAAGAATTGGATGCTACCAGAGATAAGAGTAATGATGAATTCATTGAAGAACTTATTGATGAATGTTTAGAGGAAACTGAGCAAGTATCGGAAAATATGACGCTGGATGAAATAATCAAAAACTTTGATAAAACATATGAGGAATTTAAATTCAAGTATTTCTTAAAAAAAGTACTGCAAAATGAAAAGGTTCTTACCTGATGGGTAAGGACTATTTATTTTATTTTTTAACTAAAAAATTTTTTTAGAACAACACGAAAATCCAAAGAATGATATCAAACTAGTCATTTGCTTGTATTTTTGATAGTATTTTTATTTTACTTGCGAGTTTGTTCTTCGAAGAGAAAATAAAATACCATTTTAGATTAAAGAAAGCCCTTATTTTTTTATGATATAATATGTCTTATTTAATTTGGAAAGGTGTTTACTATGGATAGTACAAAATTTGAAACTTTTTTTAAAAAAGTGTGGGACAAAAGTAATATCTTGATTGATGCAAATAATTTCAATTTAAAAACTTTAACTGTTATTTTATTTCTGGGAAGGCACCAAATTGAACTAGGCGAAGAAATAACGTTCAATTTAAATCAAATTAGAGAATTGCTCGGTCTTGAAGATTCTATATATTCCTATCGTCGAATTGAAAATGCTATTTTTTACTTTAAAATCAATTTCTATAAATGTAAATTGAAAAATAACCGAGAACGGATTGCCCATGTTATTAAAGCATTTGAAAAACCAATGAATGATATTTACTTTAATAAAGAATGGAGGGTTGAAATCGATAGTGTTCTCCGAGAACAGATTCTCCAATCTAATTTCCATGATTTGTGTACAGAAATGGACAAATGAAATAATATTCCTATCTACTATGCTATTTAGCAGGTTGTGCAAAGGGAGATAAAGAAAAGCCTAGTGGAATTAGGAATACCAATTAGAAAAACTTTTCAATATCAAAGCAGGGCAAAGATTTTGATATTAAAAGAATTGTTGGATAAACAACAGTTATAACTAATTGTTACCTTATTAAAACAGGCAAATGGAATGAAAAGTCATTAAATTAGCCTATATAAGAAGAAAGATAATAAAGTGCAAAAAATAATTCTATATTAATTTTAATAATTAATAAAATTTGTAAAGAAGCGAAAATTTTAATAAAATACTTGAAATAGTTCATTATGATTTACTACTCTATTATTCCATCATTATACCTCCATTAAGGATTAATATAATAATTGAATAAGGTATTTATTGTAAAAAAGGCATTTTTATAATGCCTTTTTTACATTTTTAATTCTATCTATTATTCAAATTGCTAATTCTTGGACACTTATGATAAAATATTGATAAGTGTGGCATCTATGTTTAGGATTTAAATATTAGGACTGGGGTGATATTTGTGAATAAGAAAGATTTATCTGAAAGGGATATATGCTCCAAGTACATAACACCATCCTTGATAAATGCAGGATGGGATTTAGAAAGACAAATTAGAGAGGAAGTTTCCTTTACTGATGGGAGAATCATTGTTAGAAAAAAATTGGTTACAAGAGGAGAAAGGAAAAGAGCGGACTATATACTCTATTATAAGTCCAATATACCTCTTGCTATTATAGAAGCAAAAGATAATAAGCATCCAGTGGGGGCTGGTATGCAGCAGGCTTTGAAATATGCAGAGATTCTGGACATTCCATTTGTTTTTTCGAGCAACGGGGATGCATTTTTGGAACATGACAGAACTATTAGTGTGGGCAGTAAAGAAAGAGAAATACCACTTAACCAGTTCCCATCTCCCGAAGAACTATGGAGCAGGTACAAGAAAGCAAAAGGGCTTAGTGAAAGAGAAGAAGAAATTGTTACACAGGAATACTATTTTGAACAAAATGGCAAAAGCCCAAGATATTATCAGCGCATTGCCATAAACAGAACGGTAGAGGCAATTGCCAAAGGTCAAAATCGAATTTTGCTTGTCATGGCTACTGGCACAGGGAAAACCTATACAGCCTTTCAAATTATCTATAGGCTTTGGAAGTCCAGGGCTAAAAAGAGAATCTTATTTTTAGCCGATAGGAATATTTTAGTAGACCAGACTATGGCAAATGATTTTAAATATTTCGGCGATAAAATGACGAAAATCACCAATAGAAAAATAGACAAAGCCCATGAAATTTATTTAGCCCTATACCAAGGAATTTCAGGTGAAGATGAATTTAAAAATGTATATAAGCAGTTTTCACCAGAGTTTTTTGATTTAATCATTATTGACGAGTGCCATAGGGGAAGCGCCAAAGAAGATTCTGCTTGGAGAGAAATATTAGAATACTTCCATCCTGCCACCCAAATAGGGCTTACGGCAACACCGAAGGAAACAAAGGATGTATCAAACATAGAATACTTTGGTGAACCTATTTACACCTACTCATTAAAACAGGGAATCGAAGACGGTTTCCTCGCCCCATACAAAGTCATAAGAGTAATATTGGATAGAGATGTAGAAGGTTATAGGCCGGAAAAAGGGAAAAGGGACAAGTATGGCTTTGAAATTGAGGATAGAGAATATAATATAAAGGATTTTGATAAAAACTTAGTCATTGAAAACCGGACAGAGATTGTTGCCAAAAAAGTGTCTGATTACTTAAAAAAGAATAATTCCAGATTTGCCAAGACAATTTTCTTCTGTGTAGATATTGAGCATGCCGAAAGGATGAGGCAGGCACTTGTCAATGAAAATGCAGATTTAGTAGCAGAGAATCCCAAATATGTCATGAGAATCACAGGGGATAACGAAGAAGGCAAGGCTGAACTGGATAATTTTATAGACCCTGCTAGCAAATACCCTGTTTTGGTTACAACAAGTAAATTAATGACCACAGGAGTGGATGCTCAGACTTGTCAGTTCATCGTTTTAGATGCTAATATTAATAGCATGATTGAATTCAAACAAATTATTGGGAGAGGTACAAGAATAAGAGAGGATTATGGCAAACAGTATTTTACCATAATAGACTTCAGAGGAGTCACTAAATTATTTGCAGACCCAGATTTTGATGGAGACCCTGTAAGCGTTAAAACAACTACAGGAGAAATTCCTACGGAGGAAGAAGAGCCTTCAGATAATGGTACATGTACTGATATTGAAAATGAAGATAATAATGGAAGTGATGTCACTGATGTTAATATTCCACCAGATATTATAGATGGAGGAGAGATTAATGAAACTCCAGCCAAGTATTATGTAAATGATGTTCCTGTAAAGGTAATACATGAAAGAGTTTATTACTATGACAAGGATGGCAAACTTATAACAGAGTCATTAATATCTTATACCAGGAAAAATATTAAAAATGAATTTAAAACTCTTGATGAATTTCTAAGAAAATGGAATGAATCAGAGAGAAAAGAAGCCATATTAAAAGAATTAGAAGAAAGAGGAGTACTCCTTGAAGAACTCAAAGAAGAAGTGGGAAAGGATTTAGACCCATTTGATTTAATTTGTCATGTAGCCTTTGACATGCCTCCTCTCACAAGAAAAGAAAGGGCTAATAATGTAAAGAAGAGAAACTACTTTACAAAATACGGAGAAAGTGCAAGGGAAGTATTGGAAGCACTGCTGGAAAAGTATGCTGACGAAGGAATTGAAAATCTTGAGAACCTAGAAATACTCAAGGTTCCTGATTTTAAAAGATTTGGCTCTCCTCTTGAAATAGTTAAGAAATTTGGTGGAAAGCAAAAATATCTGGAAGCCATTAAAGAATTAGAAAAGGAAATATACACTGCATAATTAGGAAGGTGATGTACAAATGTCAATATCAGCAATTATAAAAGCAGTTCAGGATATTATGCGTCAGGATGCTGGCGTAGATGGAGATGCCCAAAGAATATCCCAACTCGTATGGATGATATTTTTAAAGGTGTTTGATGCAAAAGAAGAGGAATGGGAACTAATGGATGATGATTACACCCCAATTATTCCAGAAGGATTACGCTGGAGGGATTGGGCTGCTGATGATGAAGGAATTACAGGAGATGAACTTTTAGATTTTGTAAATAATAAACTATTTAAAGAATTAAAAGAAATGGAACTGGATGAAAACAGTAATCCAAAGGCTTTTATTGTAAAGGCCGTTTTTGAGGATTCCTATAACTATATGAAATCTGGAACCTTAATGAGGCAGGTAATCAATAAGTTAAATGAAATAGACTTCACAACTCAAAAAGACAGGCATTTATTTAATGATATCTATGAAAGCATATTAAGGGATTTACAAAGTGCAGGGAATGCAGGAGAATACTATACTCCAAGACCCGTAACTCAGTTCATGGTAGATATGGTTAACCCACAATTGGGAGAGAAGGTTTTGGACTTTGCCTGTGGTACTGGCGGCTTCCTTGTTTGTGCCTTGGAGCATTTAAAGAAGCAAGTAAAAAACATAGAAGATGAAAAAACTCTACAGGAGACCATATTAGGCATTGAAAAGAAACCTTTACCCTACATGCTGGCAGTAACAAATTTAATTCTCCATGATATCGATGAACCAAAGATAAGGCATGACAATTCATTAACTCGCAATGTAAGGGATTATAAGCCTATAGACAAAGTGGATATTATTGTGACTAATCCACCTTTTGGCGGAATTGAGGAAGATGGAATCCAGGTAAATTTTCCGCAACAATTTCAAACAAAGGAAACTGCTGACCTTTTTATGGTGCTTTTAATGTATCTGTTGAAAGATAACGGAAGGGCTGCAATTGTACTACCTGATGGATTCCTTTTCGGTGAAGGTGTAAAGACTACCATAAAGGAGAAATTGCTTGAGGAATTTAATCTTCATACAATAGTAAGGCTGCCTAATGGTGTATTTGCTCCATATACAGATATAAATACTAATCTTCTATTCTTTGAAAAAGGAAAATCAACAAAAGAAATTTGGTTCTTTGAGCATCCATTACCAGAAGGATATAAGAAATATACAAAGACAAAGCCAATAAGATATGAAGAGTTTGAACTTGAAAAACAGTGGTGGAATAACAGAGAAGAGAATGAATATGCTTGGAAGGTTAGTATAGAGGAGATAAAGAGCAGGAATTATAATCTGGATATTAAGAATCCTAATAAAGATAAACCAGATGATATTTTATCCTCTTCAGAATTGATATTAAAATTGGAGTCAAACATTAACAAATCAATTGCATTAATAAATAAAATTAAAATGGTGGTAAAAAAATGAAGGCATCTGAAAAGTTTAGATATTATATTAACAGTCCCATTGCATATATTAGTTATTATTTTACAGAATATCTCTTAAATTATGTTAAGAAAGAAAAATTAGAAATATATGTGGATGAAATAAAAACAGGAAAAACACCATCTAAAAACAATAAAGAATATTATAATAAAGAAGAATTTTCATGGTTTAAACCAGATGAAATAGGATATGAAATGTATTTATCTGAGTCGCAAAACAAAATCTCGAATTTGGCTGTTGAAAAAAAACAAGCAACTGTGTTTAAAAAGAATACATTGCTTATAACTTGTATTGGTGATATAGGAAGATTAGGTATATTAAAAAAAGAGGCTTCTTCAAATCAACAAATAACAGGAATATTATTTAAAGATAAAATACTTCCAGAATATGCATTCTATTATTTGTTATGTAGAAAAAATTTGTTTGAAGATAAATCTTCTTCTACTACTCTACCTATTTTAAATCAGAAAAAATTATTAAATATTGAAGTTAGATGTCCTAACTTTGAAATTCAGCGAGAATTCGTATCTTTTATGAATTATTGTATGAAATGTTTAGAAGACAGTAAAATACCATCATTTTTTAATTTTAATTTAGACAACCAAATATTCGAGTTTTCAAAAAAAGTTTTTGAATGTTACTATTTGCATATGCAATTACAAGAAACTAATGAAATAAATGCTATCTTAATATCAAAACTCCGCCATAGCATTCTTCAAGAAGCCGTACAGGGGAAACTTGTGCCGCAAGACCCTAATGATGAACCGGCAAGTGTTCTTTTAGAAAGAATAAAAGAAGAAAAAGAAAGGCTTATAAAGGAAGGCAAAATTAAAAAAGAAAAACCTCTGCCACCTATTTCAGAAGATGAAATTCCCTATGAATTACCAAAGGGATGGGAGTGGGTGAGGTTAGGTGATATTGGCGACTGGGGAGCAGGAGCAACACCATCAAGGCGTAATCCAAAATACTATAATGGTGAAATATTGTGGTTAAAAACAGGTGAGTTAAAGGATGGATATATAGATGATTCAGTAGAAAAAATCACTGAACTGGCACTAAAAGAGTGTTCGCTAAGATTAAATAAGCCTGGTGATATTTTAATTGCAATGTATGGAGCCACAATAGGCAAACTTGGAATATTAAATGTAGAAGCAACTACCAACCAAGCATGTTGTGGTTGTACT
This genomic interval from Herbinix luporum contains the following:
- the hsdR gene encoding EcoAI/FtnUII family type I restriction enzme subunit R, with product MNKKDLSERDICSKYITPSLINAGWDLERQIREEVSFTDGRIIVRKKLVTRGERKRADYILYYKSNIPLAIIEAKDNKHPVGAGMQQALKYAEILDIPFVFSSNGDAFLEHDRTISVGSKEREIPLNQFPSPEELWSRYKKAKGLSEREEEIVTQEYYFEQNGKSPRYYQRIAINRTVEAIAKGQNRILLVMATGTGKTYTAFQIIYRLWKSRAKKRILFLADRNILVDQTMANDFKYFGDKMTKITNRKIDKAHEIYLALYQGISGEDEFKNVYKQFSPEFFDLIIIDECHRGSAKEDSAWREILEYFHPATQIGLTATPKETKDVSNIEYFGEPIYTYSLKQGIEDGFLAPYKVIRVILDRDVEGYRPEKGKRDKYGFEIEDREYNIKDFDKNLVIENRTEIVAKKVSDYLKKNNSRFAKTIFFCVDIEHAERMRQALVNENADLVAENPKYVMRITGDNEEGKAELDNFIDPASKYPVLVTTSKLMTTGVDAQTCQFIVLDANINSMIEFKQIIGRGTRIREDYGKQYFTIIDFRGVTKLFADPDFDGDPVSVKTTTGEIPTEEEEPSDNGTCTDIENEDNNGSDVTDVNIPPDIIDGGEINETPAKYYVNDVPVKVIHERVYYYDKDGKLITESLISYTRKNIKNEFKTLDEFLRKWNESERKEAILKELEERGVLLEELKEEVGKDLDPFDLICHVAFDMPPLTRKERANNVKKRNYFTKYGESAREVLEALLEKYADEGIENLENLEILKVPDFKRFGSPLEIVKKFGGKQKYLEAIKELEKEIYTA
- a CDS encoding type I restriction-modification system subunit M, with protein sequence MSISAIIKAVQDIMRQDAGVDGDAQRISQLVWMIFLKVFDAKEEEWELMDDDYTPIIPEGLRWRDWAADDEGITGDELLDFVNNKLFKELKEMELDENSNPKAFIVKAVFEDSYNYMKSGTLMRQVINKLNEIDFTTQKDRHLFNDIYESILRDLQSAGNAGEYYTPRPVTQFMVDMVNPQLGEKVLDFACGTGGFLVCALEHLKKQVKNIEDEKTLQETILGIEKKPLPYMLAVTNLILHDIDEPKIRHDNSLTRNVRDYKPIDKVDIIVTNPPFGGIEEDGIQVNFPQQFQTKETADLFMVLLMYLLKDNGRAAIVLPDGFLFGEGVKTTIKEKLLEEFNLHTIVRLPNGVFAPYTDINTNLLFFEKGKSTKEIWFFEHPLPEGYKKYTKTKPIRYEEFELEKQWWNNREENEYAWKVSIEEIKSRNYNLDIKNPNKDKPDDILSSSELILKLESNINKSIALINKIKMVVKK
- a CDS encoding histidine phosphatase family protein, producing the protein MRIGLLRHFKVDCPHKKMMTSQEFLEWSRRYDISQVIKTKVEMNGVEWDVCYVSDMPRAIITAKEVYKGSIIIDKLLREVDNAPFINTKRIKLPFALWHICGRIAWYLKLKSQPENKEETRKRIHEFLDRIDWSKENILIVFHGFMIYNFQKELRKLGFKGDKLKKVKNGVLYEYIKENEKEDMASESLSDLCG
- a CDS encoding recombinase family protein, whose amino-acid sequence is MGKIAVYTRVSSARQAADDAYSLDVQKERCIFLLKSKGYNDADIDFYCDAGISGTTILERDQLKELLDKLEKGQYDGICCYDLSRISRSISHTLQIFKLLKENNLRLYTCDGAFNGDINGQNAKIMVSIYSMLNELFIDQLRERVIDGMSKSVEAGNYFGGPPPYGYKYEYYSVKQENNFQENQNSKTKKRDIKKRLIVNEEEKPIVELIFTLFVREKYSIKNVAQHLNLHGYKTRAGKQFATATVQKILENPVYCSRLFWAKRRQKKKTEEGVRVWEKKTIFDVNFYDLPLGNHQAIIPEDVFLEALERLRSRRKVRVNENTADAMRGITKQQFDDANKKMFINILRCPGCGGRMTSSLQPAPKLANGKRGKAKVYYKCNSFNAGRNYCDGYYSVQEERAFNLIKEDFFKRLKEAFMLVKEYQQYIYEKYGTDEQMLFDKEIAKIKDEIKILEKNKTRLVSKLDTLIERQLLEDSGTFKYERLQKMINDTEIDIAKVQQLITEQQNNIKQAERRKEALLKESREQEQFDNIEDYFSSLPLLQKRQLLEKVYSRIVINTISNARYGPKKLEIKEIEYNQYSSTVGLCKILGVQDFKEFNNYLKTKGKELNILEQHYGDVEEYLKDIESSHVSSRFRNYIEELDATRDKSNDEFIEELIDECLEETEQVSENMTLDEIIKNFDKTYEEFKFKYFLKKVLQNEKVLT
- a CDS encoding ABC transporter permease encodes the protein MNKRKPYYIIIAALCFATIISFFLPYLHLPKQNDVEGDGYKIDTAMAALNSNIIKKVAKESGIPKNIVYNTAKNIINGKDRQTIESRLKENEYYIIDILTEKMNEKVAELDEWGSLEKRTYSYFDMIDLSASVIKYLERDIVSAFLVILTLIMTVVLSYISGFVMLFRKKLTSYKVVKILSLINIFMSFVGILSINAIGIGALQVDKFYKENFGIGFLVIAAMNFVILLIAVIGNLHESWAGIVTFKMIMRQKQLMLMTLPFIVYVVVFYFGPLTGWIMAFQNHKPAAGANQMFVAWDKFIYLLTEKDFLLAFRNTLAMSLINLVFSFIFAIGFALLLNEVVNVKGKKLVQTVSYLPHFLSWIIVAAIVKNVLAVDGGILNELLVNWGFIDAPINFFADGKYFWWIVGLAVVWKETGWNSIIYLASITSINPDLYEAASIDGAGRFKKMIHITLPGIKATIFVLLIINLGMVMNSGFEAQLQLKNDLIKNTAEVIDTYVLNKSFFQGADFSIGTAAGIFKSVISILLVSIANRTAKAFDQERLY
- a CDS encoding carbohydrate ABC transporter permease, yielding MSRKNKNHIKKSPFDIAFIIVNTIVLTLFCVVTLYPILNTLAISFNEAVDTLTGGIRLLPRKWTLQNYKAVFNMKSLVRGAYISVLRTVIGTFLQTFVTAMLAYILSRKEFYFNKQVSLIYVLTMYVNAGIIPTLLLYQKLHLTNNFWVYIIPGLVSAFNMIVIRTFMNGLPDSFVESAQVDGAGHIRIFLRIILPLCKPVLATVALFVAVGQWNSWFDAMIYNAQREDLTTLQYELMKLLSAINQQSGDPNAIKHASSMVTPESVRAAATMVTAFPIVCLYPFLQRYFVTGLTIGGVKE
- the rlmH gene encoding 23S rRNA (pseudouridine(1915)-N(3))-methyltransferase RlmH; translation: MKVSLICVGKLKEKYLTMAVDEYKKRLSRYCTLDIIELPDEKTPDNAGKALEEAIKKKEGQRILRVLKEDSFCIALAIQGNMLSSEQLASYMEKLFVSGKSHISFVIGGSLGLSEEVLKRAHYQLSFSKMTFPHQLMRLILLEQIYRSYRIINKEP